DNA from Dama dama isolate Ldn47 chromosome 5, ASM3311817v1, whole genome shotgun sequence:
CTGGAATGTCCAACTCCTTATAGAAGAAAATCCCTGGGTGTAGAACACAGGCTTGCGTTGTAGTGGAACCAAGGTCCCCTCCCCGCTGACTGCATGTCCTCTGTGCATCCCAAGGCTGCCATCACTGGGAAAGAAGACCCAGGAATCCAGTCCTGAAAGGCAACCCAATCCTCAGCCCTCCCTTAGTGtctgtccctctctccccacaACCCTGAGTCTTATGGGGAACAGGAGAAAGCAAGGGGAGGACCTGTCCCACCTCCAAACTCTGGAGCCGGCTGGCCTGGTCACTGTGCCCCAACAGCTTCAGCGACCCCTGGGGCATCAGCCACATCTCCAGCGTCTCTGCCGGCCCCTGGGCTGAGGACTGCACCGCCTGCGTCACCAAGTAGCCCTGGAAATGGTCGTCATAGAAATACAGGTGCACGCTGGACGGCAAGCCCCTGGGCTCAAACCTAAGAAGGTTCCAGCAGGGAGAAAGGGAGATGCCATCAGCACACCCGACTTGGCCTGGAGTCCCAGGGAGGGGGCTCTGGGGGAGTCCCATCCCCTGGTGCTTTCTTTGCCCAGATCTCACACCCACAGATCCTACATGCCTGGTGTTTGCCATCTTCATTTTATTTGCACTTTTCCCTGCCTCAGGCTGGGGGCTcgctgggggaggggctgtcTCTTTCTGATTGTCCTCCTTACAAGGCATTACATCCTGAGAGTCTGCAAAATGTCAAAAGGAGGTCTCACCTGCAGAGTGGGTTGGCCAGGGGGGACGCAGCAGTGGTGATGTGGCGCAGGCTGAGGCGGGCAAAAGCAGTGTAAGCAGTGAGCATGACATCGCTGAGCCCACTGGGGCCATCAGCCACATCATAGGTGTTCTCCCAGTAGGCCTTGAGGGCTGGGGTGCCGGGGGGGTAGCTGCCATATAGGTGGAAGTCCAGGATTTCCAGTACCTCCTGGTTCACAGTGGACTCAAACTTCCGGGCGAAGAAGGTGGGTCTGGAGACTTGCTGGAGTGGGAGAGGCAAGGAGGGTGAAGGGGTCTGGAGGTCCCAGAGAGCACAGCAGGGGAGGCGCCTTTTCCCAGCACTGCCTAGAGATCAGCCACCGAGGGTTTTTCCTGCCTCCAGTttagcccctgcccctgggggcTGCTCCCGGTGAGAGTCCCCCAGATCCTCTGGTTGGACCACCCAGGATTGTTTCTGACCCTAGGAAGCACCCAGCAAAAAGCTGGGGTGAGGCTCTATCAAGGGCCAGAGATTGGGGGTCATGGGAAAGCACCTGCAGCCGTAGGAAGTCCTGCGGCTTGAAGTCATTGGGGGAGCAGCCGCACCAGTCCACGATGTGCTTGTACTGGCACTTGCAGCCCAGCTTGCGGTTCCAGTTGGTGACCCGCAGGTTGTTGTCCACGAGGCTCTCGCAGGCTGGGCTGTTCTCCAGCACAGTGTGAAAGAAGGACTGTGGGTGGCAGGGCGGGGTAGAGGGTGAGCCGTCGAACCCACCACTTGCCCTCCCCGGCCTGGGCGCGGGCCCAGTCACCTACCTCGGCTGGGAGCAGTGTGTACGTGTAGAACTGACGTAGCTGGGCCACAAGCGGGTCGTCTGTATACACCACATACTCCACAAAGCCGCGAGTTAGCACGAACCAGTCCGAGCCGCCGTCCACCACAATGCCTGCTGGGATCTGCCGCTCGCCCAGACGCCACATATGTGAATCGCACTCATGGAAGAGCCGGTCCAAGCCCTGTTTCTTGATGAACCTGTGGGAGGCACATGGGCCTGTGGCTGAGGGTCTTGCAGGGTGGAATCCAGGCTCTCATCTTTCTAGGAACCAGCACTCCTCAATCTATGATTGGTTTGGAGGTTTTGCAACCCAGGGCTAAGGCCACCAAGCCCCCTGTGTGTAGGGCTTGTGGCGAGACCCCAAGATCAGGGCATCCTCCACCATCCCCTTACCTGGAATTGTCCCGGCCATGAGACTTGAGGAAATTCTTGTCCCGGTTCTTGGACAGGAAAGCTACCAGCTCCTCATTGGTCCTGGAGAGAAAATCGCATGTGGGTAGCGTGTGTGAGAGTGGCTCAGTCACAGCCCAGAGCAGACAGACCCCTCCAGCACTCTTTACCTTCACTCCTTGGCCCCTTCTTTTCTTACTGAGAGCCAGTCTGGCCAACTGACCTACTCTAGGTTGATGCTCTGGGGTGGTGAGGATCTGAGGTCCCTGAGAAAGACCACCCCATCCTTCTTCCACCCCTTCCTGTCTGACCCAAGATCCTGGTTCAGACTTCTGGCTTCTTCTCCTCCCCACCTGTTGTCCCTTACAACCCTCATATCATCTTTCAACAACTCCTCTAAAACATTGCTGGGACCCAGGAATCATGTTTGAGGTATGCAGATCCCAGAATGAGGCTTTGGGGAGGGAAGAAGTCCATTGGGACCCTGGAACCCCAAGTCCTAGAGGAGGCCCACCTCCCATCTGCAGGGCTCAGAGCACCGCCCCACACCTGGTCGGGTAGTCAGTGGCACTGAGGTTGATGAAGAAGTCCCAGGCCCAGCCGGGCACCTCCAGCAGGTCCCGCATGCTCCGCAGATACATCCTCAGCAGGCTGGCCCCGCCCCAGATGGTGACCATGCGCCAGGGCGTTACCCGCACGTTATCATACTGCCGGGCCAGCTCCACTACCTCCCGGTGCAGGTAGTTGGAGCgctgtgggaggtggggtggtggtggtggaaactcagcagtggaagATGAAGCCCCAGCATCACAACCTCCCCACCCGGCCCCACCCCAGGACAGAGTACAAGTGACATGAAATGGACAGAGCACGGGCCAGGGCTCCAGCTCTGAAGCAGCATGTCAGCTGGTGCGGGCTGCTCCCCCATTCCCCATTCTCCTATCTCTGGGCCCCCTGAGCAAGTCAGAGATACTGTCTGTCCATGACAATCTGGGCCTCTGTCCTACTTACTCAGATGCCCTGCCTCCCTGGCCATAGCAGGTACCTTGTCCACATGGACGTAGAAGAAATGCTGCCTGTGGTACACAGCCTTGAGGAGACGCTTCAGCTGCCGGATGGCGCGGCCATGAACCACCAGCATGTAGGCGATTCGCACTGGGGGACCATCCACTGGCTGCTGGGCCCGGACCTCGTCCCACGGGATGCCAGGGCTCACCTTCCCTGAGAGTGGAGAACAGGGGCATCCGTGAGGTCCCGCTCCAGGTCACAGGGTGCAGTCAAGATGGGAAGAGGGAGCTGCCTGTCGTCAAAAGGAAGAACCCTGGATGTACAGCCCGGTGCTCCCGGGCCCCAGGTCCACCTCTGCCACTTAGCGCACTCATCGCCAACCTGGGCAGCGAGGTGTGCCCTTCTGGGCTTTCACCCCTGAGAACTGGGGGCGGGGATCCCTGCCGTACACCCTTCTGGGCCACCACCTCTCTGCCTAGGCTTGTCTCTTACCAGCCCGCTGGCAGTGCCGGGGCACAGCCTTGGGCATGAGGCTGCCGGCCTGGTGCAGGCACACCACGTTGGCGATCTCCTGCTGGCACTGCTTGGAGCTGGCTCGGGCCAGTGCAGACAGAGCATCTTTGCCAACGATCTCGCACTTGGGCGTGAAGCTGTTGTCTGTGGGCTGGGGGGCGCCCTCCACACTCCCCGTGTCTCCATGCGGGAAGCCAGCCGCCCCAACCAGCGCCTCCTCAGCCGCCGCCCCGCTCAGGTTCTGGCGGCCTGGGGcctctgggggcggggtgggggggatccGCCGGCCGGTTCTGTGACGGCTAGTTACTGCCCGTACCACCTTGGCCACGGGCACCCCGGGGCTCTCAGCACGGCCCCGCCAGCGCCCATGCCTTCTGCCTGCGCTGCCCCGCCGCCCAGCTGAACTGTCTGTGTCCTTGGAGCCTTCGCTGGGGTCAAGTGGCCGTGGCTTCTTCTGCCTTCCTTTCTGTAAAAGATGGGCAAACACAAGTCACTAAGACAGTTGCTCTCCTCCTGCTCCTTCAGCTTCTTGCTGGCTCAGGCTTTGAAGCCCCTGCCACCCTTTATCTAGAAAAGTACTGTTCGCCTGAGCACTCTGCACTTCTGCTGGGAGGTCTCCTTGACCAGCCGGCGGAGGAAATGTCGCCCTCCCCCAAGGCACCATCGCATCCACACCCCCTCCATCACACAGATCACAGGGCACTGAGCCTCCTTTGGATTCAGACACCACTTTCTTTTTCCACAAATAGGAAGATGAATAAGAGAAACATGCAGAGACCCTACAGACAAGAGCGTTCATCCAGCACTCCCAGCCAGGCTTGACTGGGACAAAATAATGCTCTTCGGAAGGAAAAAGCATTCTGCCATCTATAGTATTTCCAGATGGGTGTGCTGAAGCTGCAACAGAGCAAAGGGGTCTTGCCTGGTGGAGAGGACAGAGGTGAAATCTGAGACCCCATTGCTGGTTGGGTTCTCTGGGAAGCAGAGACTAAGAGTCAGAGTGCAGGAGACTCCCTGGGGGGTCACACTCTGGATGATGAGGCAGCAGGAGCAGGCAGCTGCAGGGAAAGCCTTCAGATGGCCAAGCTGGCCTGACATCTGGGCAGAGGGGCAAGGAAGAGCTTCAGACAACAGCTTGGCTTGGAGAGGGCCTCGaccagctagtgggaagctccAGGGCAAAGACAGCCTAGAGATGGGAGCCCTGGTACTACTGCTGGGAGTGGCTGAGGAGGTGTCTGGCCATGGCTGGAAGGCTGGGGCGTGAAGGCACCTGCAGCTGCAGGCTGGCAACTCATCGCTCCCTGTGGCAGGGTGGCTCGTGAAGGGAAACCTGAGATAAGGGAAAGCCTCCACCCCTGCTTCCCGGCTCCTGCAGCCTCCTCTCAAACCTAGGAACCTCCCTAATGATCCGGCCACCCTTGAAAGTATGTATAGCCACACTCGTTCCAGCTTTCCCTGCCCTTCTTTTGTGAtccccctccttccctgcctGACCAAATTCCATCCATCCTTCAAGATCCAGCAGAGTCTCCATGTGTGAGGCCATCCCATTTGCCTCAGGGTGGGACGTTCTTCTAGCCGACCAACTCCTTGGGAAGAGGTGTCGTGTCAGTTCCATCTCCCCAGTGCCCAGTGGAGTGGCTGGCATATCGGGTGTCGGGTTGGTGTCTGCTGGATGAGACACGGACTGGACGGAGGAGTGAGAGGCCCGGTGTGACTACTCTGGAGTCATCAGGGCTTCCCACTCAGCTCCGTCACTCCCCCACACTTACCTACCTTCTCTGAGCAGGTTCCCTCAACTATCAAATATAGGAGGGAAGAGTGTCCACGAGATAGAGCCTGAGATACTGCAACTGGAAAGAGctgtcccctctctctctctcaccactCTCTGAGTCCTCTTCCGGCCTGGCCTTCCAGCAGCAGGACTCACTGGACCACAGCCTCTGAAGCAGGCGCCCCAGGATGCCCTCCTGGTGTTTCCCTGGTGTGGCCTCGGTGGCCACTCCTTATCAGTCTTCGTGGCTGACCCTGCCTCATCTCCCAAGGCCACTTTGGGGACTTTCCTTGTCCAGGCTTTCCAGGGGACCTCACTCAGTCCCAAATTTCTCTCTATGGCCTAGAGGGGCTCCCTTGAACTTTCAGTTGTCTAACTGCCAGCCTCCTTGATGCCTCTCCTGGGAGTCTGATAGACCTCTCAAGCCACAAATCCAGAAGTGAACTCCTGATCTTCCCTCAGTCGGCTCCTTCTTCAGTTAATGACCAGTCCACCCTTCAGGTTGCTGAGGCCAAAAACATTGGGGCATCACTTGGACCCTTGTTTCCCTCATACTCCATCATCAGTACACATGTTGGGGCTCCCTTCAAAGGACATCCAGAATTTGATCACTTCTCACTGCTTTCATCATTACCATCCCTGCCTGGAAGCCCTGCT
Protein-coding regions in this window:
- the XYLT2 gene encoding xylosyltransferase 2, whose protein sequence is MVASARVQKLVRRYKLAIATALAILLLQGLVVWSFSVLEDDEPGEKGRQKKPRPLDPSEGSKDTDSSAGRRGSAGRRHGRWRGRAESPGVPVAKVVRAVTSRHRTGRRIPPTPPPEAPGRQNLSGAAAEEALVGAAGFPHGDTGSVEGAPQPTDNSFTPKCEIVGKDALSALARASSKQCQQEIANVVCLHQAGSLMPKAVPRHCQRAGKVSPGIPWDEVRAQQPVDGPPVRIAYMLVVHGRAIRQLKRLLKAVYHRQHFFYVHVDKRSNYLHREVVELARQYDNVRVTPWRMVTIWGGASLLRMYLRSMRDLLEVPGWAWDFFINLSATDYPTRTNEELVAFLSKNRDKNFLKSHGRDNSRFIKKQGLDRLFHECDSHMWRLGERQIPAGIVVDGGSDWFVLTRGFVEYVVYTDDPLVAQLRQFYTYTLLPAESFFHTVLENSPACESLVDNNLRVTNWNRKLGCKCQYKHIVDWCGCSPNDFKPQDFLRLQQVSRPTFFARKFESTVNQEVLEILDFHLYGSYPPGTPALKAYWENTYDVADGPSGLSDVMLTAYTAFARLSLRHITTAASPLANPLCRFEPRGLPSSVHLYFYDDHFQGYLVTQAVQSSAQGPAETLEMWLMPQGSLKLLGHSDQASRLQSLEVGTEWDPKERLFRNFGGLLGPLDEPVAMQRWARGPNLTVTVVWIDPTYVVATSYDIVVDAETEVTQYKPPLSRPLRPGAWTVRLLQFWEPLGETRFLVLPLTFNRKLPLRKDDASWLHAGPPHNEYMEQSFQGLSGILNLPQPEPAEEAARLHAELTGPALEAWTDGELSSFWSVAGLCATGPSTCPSLELCRLTSWSSLSPDPKSELGPVKADGRLR